From one Maridesulfovibrio frigidus DSM 17176 genomic stretch:
- a CDS encoding putative zinc-binding protein, with protein sequence MLEKYETGFLVVSCSGALKSGQVSNAIAVKMAENGFAEMISIAGIAAGLDEYVDKAKRVNDLIIIDGCDKKCACKIVERLVGTPKHEFCLAELGYLDSEGPVDMDEVDIFRKKIKLLYGQAKSSSKYSVCGCETCTRS encoded by the coding sequence ATGCTTGAAAAATACGAAACTGGCTTTCTTGTGGTAAGCTGCTCTGGAGCATTAAAATCGGGGCAGGTCTCGAATGCTATTGCCGTGAAAATGGCGGAAAATGGCTTTGCTGAGATGATCAGTATTGCAGGAATAGCTGCGGGGCTTGATGAATATGTTGATAAGGCGAAGAGAGTTAATGACCTTATCATAATAGATGGTTGCGATAAAAAATGTGCCTGCAAAATAGTTGAGAGATTAGTGGGAACTCCGAAGCATGAATTTTGCCTGGCAGAGCTTGGATATTTAGATTCAGAAGGCCCTGTTGATATGGACGAAGTTGATATTTTTAGAAAAAAAATTAAACTTTTGTATGGACAGGCTAAAAGCAGTAGTAAGTACTCTGTCTGTGGTTGCGAAACATGCACTCGCAGTTAA
- a CDS encoding permease has translation MEELNISPCACSGNKLEELGANVKKVEKKPPMLKGKALWAVLAVAVVIWYALYSQLLGFSKYFAFDLLGLVEGSRLGGTVQFFVYDTPKVLMLLGIVVFGIGIIRSYVTVEWTRKVLAGRRESVGNVLAALLGVVTPFCSCSAVPLFIGFVAGGVPLGVTFSFLISAPMVNEVALVLLYGLMGWKIATLYFVTGITIAIVAGWIIGRLGMEKHVEGWVKLATADKSAVQGSMSIEERVDFGLESVKDIVGKVWLYMVLGIAAGAAIHGYVPEGMMVSIMGKEAWWAVPVSVLMGIPMYTNAAGVIPIVEALLGKGAALGTVLAFMMSVIALSLPEMVILRKVLKPKLIAVFVGVVGCGILLVGYLFNMII, from the coding sequence ATGGAAGAATTAAATATCAGTCCGTGTGCGTGTTCAGGAAATAAACTCGAAGAACTTGGTGCGAATGTCAAAAAGGTTGAGAAAAAGCCTCCAATGCTCAAAGGGAAGGCGCTTTGGGCCGTTTTGGCCGTAGCTGTCGTGATCTGGTATGCATTGTATTCGCAATTGCTTGGGTTTTCGAAATATTTCGCCTTTGATTTGCTGGGCCTTGTAGAGGGAAGCAGGCTTGGCGGGACAGTTCAGTTTTTTGTATATGACACTCCAAAAGTGCTGATGCTGCTTGGAATTGTAGTTTTTGGTATTGGAATAATTCGTTCTTATGTAACCGTTGAGTGGACGCGGAAAGTACTGGCTGGACGCAGGGAATCGGTTGGAAATGTACTGGCTGCTCTTTTAGGCGTTGTTACACCATTTTGTTCCTGTTCAGCTGTTCCACTTTTTATCGGATTTGTGGCAGGTGGCGTGCCTCTCGGAGTTACTTTTTCATTCCTTATTTCAGCACCTATGGTTAACGAAGTAGCTTTGGTGCTCCTTTACGGCCTGATGGGCTGGAAAATTGCCACTTTATATTTTGTAACCGGGATTACTATAGCCATAGTTGCCGGTTGGATTATCGGAAGGCTGGGCATGGAGAAGCATGTAGAAGGCTGGGTTAAGCTAGCTACTGCTGATAAAAGCGCTGTGCAGGGGAGTATGTCTATTGAAGAGCGCGTTGATTTCGGTCTCGAGTCTGTGAAGGATATTGTCGGAAAAGTTTGGTTGTATATGGTGCTAGGTATTGCCGCCGGGGCAGCGATTCACGGCTATGTTCCTGAAGGGATGATGGTTTCTATCATGGGCAAAGAGGCCTGGTGGGCAGTTCCCGTCTCTGTATTAATGGGAATTCCTATGTATACCAACGCTGCTGGTGTCATTCCGATTGTCGAAGCCTTACTTGGTAAGGGGGCTGCTTTAGGGACTGTGCTTGCTTTTATGATGAGTGTTATTGCTCTTTCACTTCCCGAAATGGTTATACTCCGAAAAGTATTAAAGCCTAAGTTGATTGCAGTCTTTGTGGGCGTTGTCGGTTGCGGGATTCTTTTGGTCGGATATTTATTTAATATGATTATTTAG
- a CDS encoding ArsR/SmtB family transcription factor, with protein MNKNIEAKAKVFKALGHPSRLVIVEALCEGELCVCDIVPLVGRDISTVSKHLSLLKEAGVLKHSKRGTNVYYSLQMDCVPGFLGCLNDFLGKHLESQVKDYASNSIKRL; from the coding sequence GTGAATAAAAATATTGAAGCAAAAGCGAAAGTTTTCAAAGCGCTGGGCCATCCAAGCAGACTTGTTATTGTAGAGGCTCTTTGTGAAGGGGAGCTTTGTGTATGCGATATTGTTCCGCTCGTCGGGAGAGATATTTCTACTGTTTCGAAACATCTCTCTTTATTGAAAGAAGCTGGAGTTCTGAAGCATAGTAAGCGTGGAACAAACGTGTACTACAGTTTGCAGATGGATTGTGTTCCCGGATTTTTGGGTTGTTTAAATGATTTTCTTGGTAAGCATCTAGAAAGTCAAGTTAAGGATTATGCTTCAAACTCGATCAAGAGATTGTAA
- the queF gene encoding preQ(1) synthase produces the protein MKTTKSQDNTDALKTLGAGGETRYNYDSPSSDILEVFPNNFPGRPYLISIEFPEYTSLCPVTGQPDFANIIVEYIPNEVCVESKSFKLYMGAYRNHQSFMETITNNILDDFVTRLSPLWMRVKGVFSPRGGTCLHVFAEHYDEDSEMYERVRNIVREWKSEAGRHSS, from the coding sequence ATGAAAACCACCAAAAGCCAGGACAATACAGATGCGTTGAAAACTCTAGGTGCAGGCGGGGAGACCCGTTACAATTACGATTCTCCAAGTTCTGATATTCTAGAGGTTTTTCCAAATAATTTTCCAGGACGCCCATATCTTATAAGTATAGAATTTCCTGAATACACTTCTCTTTGTCCTGTTACAGGGCAGCCTGATTTTGCCAACATTATAGTGGAATACATTCCTAATGAAGTGTGTGTTGAGTCTAAAAGCTTTAAGCTCTACATGGGTGCATACCGCAATCATCAGTCCTTTATGGAAACCATCACTAATAATATTTTAGATGACTTTGTAACTAGGCTTTCTCCTCTCTGGATGCGTGTGAAAGGAGTTTTTTCTCCGCGTGGTGGAACCTGCCTCCATGTATTTGCAGAGCATTACGATGAAGATAGCGAAATGTATGAACGAGTTCGTAATATTGTTCGCGAGTGGAAAAGCGAAGCCGGGCGACATAGTTCTTAG
- a CDS encoding queuosine precursor transporter — protein sequence MLSSTFERKAFTLLTCLFISSLVIAAVLSTKIISIFGFYAPAGVLAYSLTFIASDIISEVWGKERANEVIHCGFIALLAAICLSWAALNWTPAPFWTGQDGFASVLANTPRIVLASLIAYAISQKYDVWMFHLLRNKTDGKHLWLRNNLSTMTSQLIDSSIFVLIAFYGIMPVTEIIIGQWMAKTAIALLDTPLVYLGVSVLKKQDKLCATA from the coding sequence ATGCTCTCCTCTACATTTGAACGCAAAGCGTTCACTCTTCTCACGTGCCTTTTTATCAGCTCACTGGTCATAGCCGCAGTACTTTCAACCAAAATCATTAGTATCTTTGGCTTCTACGCACCTGCTGGAGTTCTCGCATACTCTCTCACCTTTATTGCCTCTGATATTATCAGTGAAGTATGGGGAAAAGAACGCGCAAACGAAGTAATCCACTGTGGCTTTATAGCTCTGCTTGCCGCCATCTGTCTTTCGTGGGCCGCTCTCAATTGGACTCCAGCTCCATTCTGGACAGGGCAAGACGGCTTCGCTAGCGTCCTCGCAAACACTCCAAGAATAGTGCTGGCATCCCTTATAGCTTACGCAATAAGCCAAAAATACGACGTTTGGATGTTTCACCTGCTCCGCAATAAAACAGACGGAAAACATCTATGGCTCAGGAATAATCTATCCACAATGACTTCTCAATTGATAGATTCATCAATTTTCGTCTTAATCGCATTCTACGGAATTATGCCGGTAACCGAAATAATCATTGGGCAATGGATGGCAAAAACGGCCATTGCTTTACTCGATACCCCTCTCGTATACTTAGGTGTCTCCGTTCTAAAAAAACAAGATAAACTCTGCGCCACAGCTTAA
- a CDS encoding substrate-binding domain-containing protein, whose protein sequence is MLTAYKNILIGALAFCSLLCFAVLSTAQAADYFTIEELYKIHPEEKSKAEKFNARVKGDAPALSIKPLNFSVAIVYPGEQISDYWRRSSKSFKARLEQYGIEPQIHSFYVKPTASLREQNIAFNKALAKKPDFLIFTLDALRHKRMIEPILITDKPALILQNITTPIKAWEDKQPLMYIGFDHVTGSTILAQYFAKKTHGNGSYAVLLPGPGYLSEVRGKTFISYMDNNTKLKLVSVYQTGIDKEKARLATLAILDKNPDIDFIYTCATDIALGAIEALREKDMMEKVMVNGWGGGSSELKAIQNGEMDVTVMRINDDNGAAMADAVILKLLGESKNLPLVFSGRFELIERGISPQRLDYLKEKSFRYSGITKE, encoded by the coding sequence ATGCTAACAGCATATAAAAACATACTAATCGGTGCATTGGCCTTCTGTTCCCTGCTGTGCTTCGCAGTGCTGAGTACAGCACAGGCGGCAGATTATTTTACCATTGAAGAATTGTACAAAATACATCCAGAAGAAAAAAGTAAAGCTGAGAAATTTAATGCTCGAGTTAAGGGTGACGCCCCGGCATTGTCAATCAAACCACTCAACTTTTCAGTCGCCATAGTTTATCCAGGTGAACAAATTTCAGACTACTGGCGCAGAAGCAGCAAATCATTTAAAGCCCGTCTGGAACAGTACGGGATCGAACCACAAATACATTCTTTTTATGTTAAGCCGACCGCTTCACTGCGCGAACAAAATATTGCCTTCAATAAAGCGCTAGCAAAGAAACCCGATTTTCTCATTTTCACTCTCGATGCCCTCAGGCACAAAAGGATGATAGAGCCTATCCTGATAACGGATAAACCGGCTTTGATCCTCCAAAACATCACTACGCCGATAAAAGCATGGGAAGACAAACAGCCGCTAATGTACATTGGGTTTGACCACGTAACGGGATCAACTATACTGGCCCAATATTTTGCAAAAAAAACTCATGGCAACGGTAGCTATGCAGTACTTCTTCCGGGTCCAGGATATCTAAGCGAGGTCAGAGGTAAAACTTTCATTTCGTACATGGATAACAACACTAAACTAAAACTTGTATCAGTTTATCAGACCGGAATAGATAAAGAAAAAGCAAGATTGGCAACTCTCGCTATACTTGATAAAAACCCTGATATCGATTTCATATACACATGCGCTACAGATATTGCCCTTGGAGCGATAGAAGCTCTCCGCGAAAAAGACATGATGGAAAAAGTCATGGTCAACGGATGGGGTGGTGGATCTTCTGAACTTAAAGCAATTCAAAATGGCGAAATGGATGTAACTGTAATGCGAATAAACGATGACAATGGAGCTGCAATGGCAGATGCTGTCATTCTAAAATTGCTTGGAGAAAGTAAAAACTTACCTCTTGTTTTTTCTGGAAGATTTGAACTGATTGAAAGAGGTATCAGCCCACAGAGGCTTGATTATTTAAAGGAAAAAAGCTTTCGCTACTCTGGTATAACTAAGGAATAA